In Populus alba chromosome 1, ASM523922v2, whole genome shotgun sequence, a single window of DNA contains:
- the LOC140955389 gene encoding uncharacterized protein isoform X1 gives MMMTSAIHCLTLPCMPRNPSLTTNLSLSSHLKLATSRPLSKLLSHGLFSKGLLSINTIERSIRQSVVCMARRYGANTRKRKVLSWTIAELVSSFLFLLFLRSCLFSFMYIILLSITIQSRRKGGDREKKKKRRRKAARKNKDSFKIIRLVSAAGTGYVYAKRKGKKSEKLEIKKYDPVVKYHVFFKESK, from the exons atgatgatgacaTCTGCAATTCACTGCTTGACTCTTCCTTGCATGCCAAGGAATCCATCTCTCACCACCaacctttctctctcttctcatcTAAAGCTTGCAACTTCCAGGCCTCTCTCTAAGCTCCTTTCTCATGGTCTCTTCTCCAAAG GTTTGCTGTCAATAAACACTATTGAGAGGTCAATTCGTCAGTCTGTTGTTTGCATGGCTAGAAGATATGGTGCCAATACTAGGAAGAGAAAG GTGCTTTCTTGGACGATTGCAGAGTTAGTTTCCAGTTTCTTATTTCTCCTGTTCTTAAGAAGCTGCCTCTTCTCTTTTATGTACATTATTCTTCTCTCTATCAcg ATACAGAGCAGAAGAAAGGGTGGTGAccgagagaagaagaagaagcgtaGAAGGAAGGCAGCCAGGAAGAATAAGGATAGCTTCAAAATCATCCGACTTGTCTCAGCTGCAGGAACTGGATATGTCTATgccaagagaaaaggaaagaagagtGAGAAGCTTGAGATTAAGAAATATGATCCTGTTGTCAAGTATCATGTTTTCTTTAAAGAATCAAAATGA
- the LOC140955389 gene encoding uncharacterized protein isoform X2: MMMTSAIHCLTLPCMPRNPSLTTNLSLSSHLKLATSRPLSKLLSHGLFSKGLLSINTIERSIRQSVVCMARRYGANTRKRKIQSRRKGGDREKKKKRRRKAARKNKDSFKIIRLVSAAGTGYVYAKRKGKKSEKLEIKKYDPVVKYHVFFKESK; encoded by the exons atgatgatgacaTCTGCAATTCACTGCTTGACTCTTCCTTGCATGCCAAGGAATCCATCTCTCACCACCaacctttctctctcttctcatcTAAAGCTTGCAACTTCCAGGCCTCTCTCTAAGCTCCTTTCTCATGGTCTCTTCTCCAAAG GTTTGCTGTCAATAAACACTATTGAGAGGTCAATTCGTCAGTCTGTTGTTTGCATGGCTAGAAGATATGGTGCCAATACTAGGAAGAGAAAG ATACAGAGCAGAAGAAAGGGTGGTGAccgagagaagaagaagaagcgtaGAAGGAAGGCAGCCAGGAAGAATAAGGATAGCTTCAAAATCATCCGACTTGTCTCAGCTGCAGGAACTGGATATGTCTATgccaagagaaaaggaaagaagagtGAGAAGCTTGAGATTAAGAAATATGATCCTGTTGTCAAGTATCATGTTTTCTTTAAAGAATCAAAATGA